One segment of Pseudoalteromonas rubra DNA contains the following:
- a CDS encoding propionyl-CoA synthetase, protein MTTTAYQAYQQAYEQFEQDPEAFWLHKAGRLNWHTTPKKGVSYDHESLSHWFEDGQLNTCYLALDQQINEGRAEQVALIYDSPVTEQKECYTYAELLESVSYFAGALSELGVVAGDRVVIYMPMIPQAVIAMLACARLGAIHSVVFGGFAPKELAVRIDDAKPKLVLSASCGVEVGRVIEYKPMLDEALVLATHEVEHTLVWQRPQYRASMLTPRDIDWCELVAAATQVDAVPLPATHPLYILYTSGTTGVPKGVVREQGGHAVALHYSMETVYGMKPGQVFWAASDIGWVVGHSYIVYAPLLFGCTTLLYEGKPVRTPDAGAFWRVVEEYQVNALFSAPTAFRAIKKEDPEGKLFAQYNTRSLQTLFLAGERLDAATYDWLQSVTRLPVIDHWWQTETGWPIAANPMGLSPLPTKAGSASVPTPGYQLTVLDANGEPCAAYEQGLIALKTPLPPGCLSSIWQNSTRFKQGYLSEFPGYYLSGDGGYLDEEGYVFIMGRTDDVINVAGHRLSTGEMEEVVAAHDAVAECAVFAAKDELKGQVPVAMVVLKDGSQLTQAQLREELVQSIRRRIGAIACLKQILVVERLPKTRSGKILRKNLRQLVDGEAMTVPSTIDDPATLDEISTLWKASQQ, encoded by the coding sequence ATGACAACAACAGCATATCAGGCCTATCAACAGGCGTATGAGCAATTTGAGCAAGATCCTGAAGCATTCTGGTTACATAAGGCCGGTCGCCTCAACTGGCATACCACACCCAAAAAAGGCGTAAGTTATGACCATGAGTCATTGAGTCACTGGTTTGAGGATGGTCAACTCAACACCTGCTATTTGGCCCTGGATCAACAGATAAATGAGGGAAGAGCTGAACAAGTTGCACTCATTTATGATTCTCCGGTGACAGAGCAAAAAGAGTGTTACACCTATGCGGAGTTGCTGGAGAGCGTTAGTTATTTTGCAGGCGCGCTGAGTGAACTTGGTGTTGTTGCCGGGGATCGAGTGGTCATCTATATGCCGATGATCCCGCAAGCGGTAATAGCCATGCTGGCATGTGCGCGACTCGGGGCTATTCATTCAGTCGTATTTGGTGGCTTTGCGCCTAAAGAGCTGGCTGTGCGTATTGACGATGCAAAGCCCAAGCTGGTGCTGAGTGCGTCTTGTGGTGTTGAGGTAGGCCGAGTTATTGAATACAAGCCAATGCTGGATGAAGCTTTAGTGTTGGCAACGCATGAAGTTGAGCATACGCTTGTATGGCAGCGTCCTCAATATCGCGCATCGATGCTGACTCCTCGGGATATCGACTGGTGTGAACTGGTCGCTGCCGCAACTCAGGTTGATGCTGTGCCATTACCTGCTACTCATCCGCTCTATATTTTATACACCTCAGGTACAACGGGTGTGCCAAAAGGGGTCGTGCGTGAGCAAGGGGGGCATGCTGTAGCATTACACTATAGTATGGAAACTGTGTATGGTATGAAACCCGGCCAGGTATTCTGGGCCGCGTCAGATATTGGCTGGGTTGTTGGCCATTCTTACATCGTTTACGCGCCACTGCTGTTTGGCTGTACTACTTTATTGTATGAAGGAAAGCCAGTCAGAACCCCGGACGCAGGCGCATTTTGGCGGGTTGTTGAGGAGTATCAGGTAAATGCGTTGTTCAGTGCACCGACTGCTTTTCGTGCCATTAAAAAAGAAGACCCGGAAGGTAAGTTGTTCGCTCAATACAATACCCGTTCATTGCAAACCTTATTTCTCGCTGGTGAGCGTTTGGACGCCGCTACCTATGACTGGTTGCAGTCGGTGACAAGGCTTCCTGTTATTGACCATTGGTGGCAAACTGAAACTGGCTGGCCAATTGCCGCCAACCCCATGGGTTTATCACCTTTGCCGACCAAAGCGGGTAGTGCATCCGTGCCTACGCCGGGTTATCAATTGACTGTCCTGGATGCGAATGGTGAACCTTGTGCGGCCTATGAGCAGGGGCTCATTGCACTCAAAACACCGCTGCCACCAGGTTGCCTGAGCAGTATCTGGCAAAATAGCACTCGCTTTAAACAGGGGTATCTGTCGGAATTTCCCGGTTATTATCTCTCAGGAGATGGTGGGTATCTGGATGAAGAAGGGTACGTATTTATTATGGGGCGCACGGATGATGTGATTAATGTTGCAGGCCATCGTTTATCAACCGGGGAGATGGAGGAAGTGGTTGCAGCACATGACGCTGTTGCTGAGTGCGCTGTATTTGCGGCCAAAGATGAGCTAAAGGGACAGGTGCCGGTGGCCATGGTGGTACTCAAAGATGGTAGTCAGCTTACTCAGGCGCAATTGCGTGAAGAACTGGTGCAGTCTATACGCCGCAGAATTGGTGCAATAGCGTGCCTGAAACAAATCCTGGTTGTAGAACGTTTACCTAAAACACGTTCTGGTAAGATACTGCGCAAGAATTTACGTCAGCTGGTGGATGGCGAAGCGATGACAGTACCGTCAACTATTGACGATCCTGCCACGCTTGATGAAATCAGTACCCTGTGGAAGGCTTCACAGCAATAA
- a CDS encoding TusE/DsrC/DsvC family sulfur relay protein: protein MLVFQDKQIETDKEGYLLNHQDWQKELAPLLAEQENITLTDAHWEVVNFVRDFYEEYNTSPAIRMLVKAIGQKLGEDKGKSIYLYKLFPKGPAKQATKIAGLPKPAKCI, encoded by the coding sequence ATGCTCGTTTTTCAAGATAAACAGATCGAAACAGACAAAGAAGGCTATCTGCTGAATCATCAGGACTGGCAGAAAGAACTGGCACCGCTGCTGGCGGAGCAAGAGAATATAACACTGACGGATGCCCACTGGGAAGTTGTCAACTTTGTTCGCGACTTTTATGAAGAATATAACACCAGCCCGGCTATTCGCATGTTGGTTAAGGCCATTGGTCAGAAGTTAGGGGAAGACAAAGGCAAGAGTATTTATTTATACAAACTTTTCCCTAAAGGCCCGGCAAAGCAAGCAACTAAAATAGCCGGTTTACCAAAACCGGCTAAGTGTATCTAG
- the tusC gene encoding sulfurtransferase complex subunit TusC: MSENILVINHTAPFDGANIREGLDMALIFAALDQNVSWLFKGPAVLALKAGNNASHLGMKNYFKQLKTLEIYDVEQIYVCAEAMSQFDLTTDDLNIDAQLLTLDAQQALLQQQDKVVSL, encoded by the coding sequence ATGAGCGAAAACATTCTCGTGATCAATCACACTGCTCCCTTTGATGGCGCTAATATCCGGGAAGGGTTAGATATGGCATTGATTTTTGCCGCACTGGATCAAAATGTGTCCTGGCTATTCAAAGGCCCAGCGGTACTTGCGCTAAAGGCAGGCAATAATGCGTCTCATCTGGGTATGAAAAATTACTTTAAGCAGCTAAAAACACTAGAAATTTATGACGTTGAACAAATCTACGTGTGTGCCGAGGCTATGAGCCAGTTTGACTTGACTACTGACGACTTAAACATTGATGCGCAACTCCTGACCCTGGATGCACAGCAAGCACTCCTTCAGCAGCAAGACAAGGTAGTAAGTTTATGA
- a CDS encoding DsrE family protein encodes MSQYVLSLHSNVSDHDALQQLVRFANALQAQDHQIDCIFLYQQAVLFASQHFRLASDELQPTHLWQSLNDAGIALKLCVTAAEKYGLDTSHCGPFEVAGLAEFAMLATKADKWVQFK; translated from the coding sequence TTGAGTCAATACGTACTTTCCCTTCACAGCAACGTCAGCGATCATGATGCGTTACAACAACTGGTGCGGTTTGCTAATGCTTTACAGGCACAAGATCACCAGATCGACTGTATCTTCCTTTACCAACAGGCCGTTTTGTTTGCCAGCCAACATTTTCGCCTTGCCAGTGATGAACTTCAGCCAACTCACCTATGGCAATCGCTGAATGATGCGGGCATTGCACTCAAACTGTGTGTCACAGCTGCAGAAAAATATGGCCTAGATACCTCGCACTGTGGCCCATTTGAAGTTGCCGGATTGGCAGAGTTTGCCATGCTGGCAACCAAAGCAGATAAATGGGTGCAGTTCAAATGA
- a CDS encoding Bax inhibitor-1/YccA family protein → MAFNHSYTGQKVAMSTVETNKVLKNTYFLLAMTLAFSAITAAISMTMALPRFTGLVCSLIAFGLLFVIQKKANSSSAIGLVFLFTGLMGFGLGPLLNHYAAMPNGSLLIAQALGSTALVFFGLSAYALTTKKDFSFMGGFLVVGMLVVIVSSLVNLFIGSSIAFIAINAAVVLLMSGFILYDTSRIVNGGETNYILATVSLYLSIYNLFTSILALLGSSDD, encoded by the coding sequence ATGGCGTTCAATCATTCGTACACTGGCCAAAAAGTGGCTATGTCGACGGTCGAAACTAACAAGGTGCTTAAAAACACCTACTTCCTACTGGCAATGACACTGGCATTTAGTGCGATTACTGCTGCCATCTCTATGACTATGGCACTACCGCGCTTCACCGGTCTTGTCTGTTCTTTAATTGCATTCGGTCTACTGTTCGTGATCCAGAAAAAAGCGAACTCGAGCTCAGCGATTGGTCTGGTTTTCCTATTCACTGGCCTCATGGGCTTTGGTCTGGGCCCTCTGCTTAACCACTATGCAGCAATGCCAAATGGCAGTTTACTGATTGCTCAGGCACTGGGTTCAACTGCTTTAGTATTTTTTGGCCTGTCTGCATACGCACTAACAACAAAGAAAGACTTCTCCTTCATGGGCGGTTTCCTTGTTGTAGGTATGCTGGTAGTAATTGTTTCTAGCCTGGTTAACCTGTTCATCGGCAGCTCAATCGCCTTTATCGCGATTAACGCCGCTGTTGTATTACTGATGTCTGGTTTCATCTTGTATGACACAAGCCGCATCGTAAACGGTGGTGAAACAAACTACATCCTGGCAACAGTAAGTCTGTACCTAAGCATCTACAACCTGTTCACGTCTATCCTGGCCCTACTTGGTTCAAGTGATGACTAA
- a CDS encoding HPF/RaiA family ribosome-associated protein, translating into MWVDVFSSHSDTTEAEDNYVDAQVRLMLGRYAGQIDKVEVFLLADENQTQTQPQFQCTIRVGLKGYQAVEANEVASKASDAINACTHRAKRYVKRALRLSG; encoded by the coding sequence ATGTGGGTAGATGTGTTTTCATCCCATAGTGACACGACAGAGGCCGAAGATAATTACGTAGATGCGCAGGTAAGGCTGATGCTTGGCCGCTATGCAGGTCAAATAGACAAAGTTGAAGTGTTCCTTTTAGCGGATGAAAACCAGACGCAAACCCAGCCACAATTTCAATGTACTATACGCGTTGGCTTGAAGGGCTATCAGGCTGTGGAGGCAAACGAAGTGGCAAGCAAAGCGTCTGATGCAATCAATGCCTGCACACACCGGGCAAAACGCTATGTAAAAAGGGCATTGCGGCTCTCTGGTTAA
- the nhaR gene encoding transcriptional activator NhaR — MQDVINYKHLKYFWAVAHEGSIAKASAKLNITPQTISGQLSLLEERVGNELLQKEGRGLRLTDTGRVVLRYADEIFELGNELSDVLKGNNAVGPAEFIVGASSVLPKTIVHKIIKPAMHIEQEIRLTSLEGPVDSMLADLAVHKVDLVLSDVPVTGAFSVKAYNHLLGESGITFLAAPALARQYEKNFPASLNSAPLLLPTQQHEIRKEFDFWLSDQNIHPKIVAQFDDSALMKSFGQSGLGIFFMPSTIADDVCDSFHVRPMGELTQVKQKFYAISAERKIRHPAIAAILNSAKSSLFV; from the coding sequence ATGCAGGATGTTATTAACTACAAACACTTAAAATACTTCTGGGCGGTGGCGCATGAAGGTAGCATCGCTAAGGCCAGCGCAAAGCTGAACATAACCCCACAAACCATCAGTGGTCAGTTGTCCTTACTGGAAGAGCGGGTTGGCAACGAGCTCTTGCAAAAAGAGGGGCGAGGCCTGCGGTTAACCGATACGGGCAGAGTCGTACTACGATACGCAGATGAAATATTTGAACTTGGCAACGAGCTGAGTGACGTTCTGAAGGGCAACAATGCGGTGGGGCCCGCCGAGTTCATTGTTGGGGCGTCGAGTGTATTACCCAAAACCATAGTACACAAAATTATCAAACCAGCTATGCATATAGAGCAGGAAATTAGACTGACCAGCCTGGAAGGGCCGGTAGACAGCATGCTTGCCGATCTAGCCGTTCATAAAGTTGATTTGGTGCTAAGTGATGTGCCCGTGACAGGGGCGTTTAGTGTCAAAGCCTATAACCATTTATTGGGGGAAAGCGGTATTACTTTTTTGGCGGCACCGGCATTAGCCCGGCAATATGAGAAGAACTTTCCAGCATCGCTTAACAGCGCGCCTTTATTGTTGCCAACACAACAACATGAAATTCGCAAAGAGTTTGATTTTTGGCTGAGTGACCAGAATATTCACCCTAAGATCGTAGCGCAGTTTGATGACAGTGCACTAATGAAGTCGTTTGGTCAGTCTGGTTTGGGGATCTTTTTTATGCCCAGCACGATAGCTGACGATGTATGTGACTCCTTTCATGTGCGCCCGATGGGTGAACTGACTCAAGTTAAGCAAAAATTCTATGCAATATCAGCGGAACGCAAGATCCGACATCCGGCGATCGCTGCAATTTTGAATTCGGCTAAATCCTCTTTATTCGTCTAG
- a CDS encoding cation-transporting P-type ATPase has product MQDLKDWHSQHSEEVLKQFEADPEHGLSLQQVDRQQAEFGLNAITKHDGDGPIKRFVLQFHQPLVYILLSAVVVTLALQEWVDAIVIFAVVLLNAIIGFVQESKAINAINALSGSIKSAATVIRDGVKMTIPAQQLVPGDIVLLQAGDKVTADMRLIKVRDLQVDESALTGESVPVEKNLEVLAKEALLGDRQNMAFSSTLVVYGTGVGVVTETGDNTEIGKISELIATTPTLDTPLTKRIKQFSHVLLYAIVGLAAITLLIGYLHGQPLLESFMAAVALAVGAIPEGLPAAVTIMLAIGVSRMAKRKAVIRNLPAVETLGSTTIICSDKTGTLTKNEMTVERIYSGGKLYSVSGNGYDPEGVIGSSDAQPLVTEPKNEPALSATLRAGALCNDAQLMAPDQDNSQWRISGDPTEAALLVSAHKASMSPGSLNAKRIDCIPFQSEYQYMATLDEVDSVQMIHMKGSIESILPKCQFMLNDLGEEIGLDLDAIEQEAERLAAKGLRVLAFASKTLLDAQTSLSHENVAQGLVFLGLQAMIDPPRPEAIEAVAACHRAGIRVKMITGDHALTATSIAKQLGIIQPQSAGKTVTGYQLGDLSEHEFSDIASNNDVFARVSPENKLQLVKSLQAEGHVVAMTGDGVNDAPALRRADIGVAMALNGTEVARDASDMMLTDDNFATVRAAVEEGRGVFDNLKKFIVWTLPTNGGEGLVILLAVLLGVSLPLLPVHILWVNMTTAILLGLMLAFEPREKGIMERPPYDPNAPIIDRILMWRILLVSSLLCITAFGLYELELMWGATEAQARTVAVAMFVVGEAFYLFNCRSLDRSVFSVGLFSNRWIWIGIALMMALQLLFTYQPLMNDWFQSAPISLEAWLRVIACGWFISLIVGVEKHLRSKSKDAQATSDPNTNRVSESV; this is encoded by the coding sequence ATGCAAGATCTGAAAGACTGGCACAGTCAACACTCAGAAGAAGTACTCAAGCAGTTCGAGGCCGACCCGGAGCATGGGTTATCTTTGCAACAGGTCGACAGGCAACAGGCCGAGTTTGGGCTTAATGCCATTACTAAACATGATGGAGACGGACCAATCAAACGGTTTGTCTTGCAGTTTCATCAGCCTTTGGTCTATATCCTGCTCTCGGCAGTGGTGGTTACGCTGGCGCTCCAGGAGTGGGTTGATGCCATCGTTATTTTTGCAGTAGTACTGCTCAACGCCATTATCGGCTTCGTGCAGGAATCCAAAGCAATCAATGCTATCAATGCTTTGTCTGGAAGTATCAAATCTGCCGCTACCGTGATCCGGGATGGGGTGAAAATGACCATTCCTGCCCAACAACTCGTGCCCGGCGACATCGTCCTGCTGCAAGCTGGCGATAAAGTGACTGCGGACATGCGTCTGATCAAGGTTAGAGACTTACAGGTTGATGAGTCGGCGCTGACTGGGGAGTCAGTCCCTGTTGAAAAGAACCTTGAGGTGCTTGCCAAAGAAGCCTTGCTGGGAGACAGGCAAAATATGGCGTTTTCTTCGACTTTGGTTGTATACGGCACGGGGGTTGGTGTCGTGACAGAAACAGGTGACAACACTGAAATTGGTAAAATCTCCGAGCTGATTGCTACCACGCCAACACTGGATACGCCACTAACCAAGCGCATCAAACAATTCAGTCATGTATTGCTGTACGCAATCGTTGGTCTCGCGGCCATTACTTTACTGATAGGCTACTTGCATGGTCAGCCATTGCTAGAATCATTTATGGCGGCAGTTGCTCTGGCTGTAGGCGCAATTCCGGAAGGGCTACCTGCGGCAGTGACTATTATGCTGGCCATTGGCGTCTCACGCATGGCTAAACGTAAAGCCGTTATCCGTAATTTGCCAGCGGTTGAAACGCTGGGGAGCACCACGATCATCTGCTCCGATAAGACTGGAACCTTGACTAAAAATGAAATGACGGTGGAGCGCATTTACAGCGGTGGAAAGCTGTATAGCGTATCTGGGAATGGCTATGATCCGGAGGGCGTTATTGGGAGTAGTGATGCGCAACCGCTTGTCACCGAGCCGAAAAATGAGCCTGCCTTATCTGCCACACTCAGAGCCGGCGCGTTGTGTAATGATGCACAGTTAATGGCGCCGGACCAGGACAATTCGCAGTGGCGGATCAGCGGCGACCCAACGGAGGCGGCATTATTGGTGTCAGCTCATAAGGCGAGTATGTCACCAGGCAGTCTCAACGCAAAACGCATCGACTGCATTCCATTTCAATCTGAATATCAGTATATGGCGACACTGGACGAAGTTGACAGTGTCCAAATGATCCACATGAAAGGCTCCATTGAGAGTATCTTGCCCAAATGCCAGTTTATGTTAAATGACCTGGGCGAGGAAATTGGGCTTGATTTGGACGCCATTGAGCAGGAAGCTGAACGACTGGCTGCAAAAGGTTTACGTGTTCTGGCATTTGCCAGTAAAACATTACTTGATGCACAAACCTCTCTGAGCCACGAAAATGTTGCGCAGGGTCTGGTTTTTCTCGGGTTACAAGCGATGATTGACCCGCCTCGCCCTGAGGCCATAGAGGCCGTCGCCGCCTGTCACCGAGCCGGGATCCGGGTCAAGATGATCACTGGCGATCATGCGTTAACTGCCACCAGTATCGCCAAACAACTAGGCATTATACAGCCACAAAGTGCGGGTAAAACCGTCACTGGCTATCAGTTAGGTGATTTGTCTGAGCATGAGTTTAGTGACATCGCCAGCAATAATGATGTGTTTGCCCGGGTTAGCCCGGAAAACAAGCTACAGCTGGTGAAATCGCTACAAGCTGAAGGTCATGTCGTGGCGATGACGGGCGATGGAGTTAATGATGCCCCGGCGCTCAGACGAGCTGATATCGGCGTTGCTATGGCATTAAACGGCACGGAAGTGGCAAGGGATGCATCCGATATGATGCTGACTGATGACAACTTTGCTACCGTGCGGGCGGCAGTTGAGGAAGGTCGCGGTGTATTCGACAACCTCAAGAAATTTATTGTCTGGACGCTTCCCACCAATGGTGGTGAAGGATTAGTGATCCTGCTGGCAGTGCTGTTGGGCGTTTCATTACCCTTATTACCGGTACATATCTTGTGGGTTAACATGACGACAGCCATCTTACTTGGTCTGATGCTGGCTTTTGAGCCTCGCGAAAAAGGCATTATGGAGCGTCCGCCTTATGATCCGAATGCCCCCATTATAGATAGAATATTAATGTGGCGAATTTTGTTGGTGTCTTCATTGCTCTGTATCACAGCATTTGGTTTATATGAGCTAGAGCTGATGTGGGGGGCAACGGAAGCACAAGCGAGAACAGTTGCAGTCGCTATGTTTGTGGTGGGCGAAGCATTTTATCTGTTTAACTGTCGCTCTCTGGATCGCTCGGTATTTTCGGTCGGGTTGTTCTCAAACCGTTGGATCTGGATAGGTATCGCACTCATGATGGCACTACAGTTATTGTTTACCTATCAACCTCTGATGAATGACTGGTTCCAGAGTGCGCCTATCTCACTGGAAGCCTGGCTACGAGTTATCGCCTGTGGCTGGTTCATCTCTCTGATTGTTGGGGTTGAGAAGCATTTGCGTAGCAAAAGCAAAGATGCACAGGCGACCTCGGATCCAAACACTAACAGAGTGAGTGAATCGGTATGA
- a CDS encoding Na+/H+ antiporter subunit E, translated as MNSKTHSYNSDKRTLLIRALIFSGLWLLLTKGAWSSWVIGIVVVPVSVWMSMRLFNDTSRNTARSNGKVVTGQFHYVRLLRLLPYFLLNSLKGGIQTARLAFARRVSMQPGTVLYPLRLPPGHAQLWFIHLISLLPGTLSAQLRGDSLLVHMLEVTEGNYKDVVDCEQKIAYLFDLEIDKQAVPVMKEQK; from the coding sequence ATGAACTCAAAGACGCATTCTTACAATTCAGACAAACGGACCTTGCTTATCCGGGCATTGATCTTCAGCGGACTGTGGTTATTACTCACTAAAGGGGCATGGTCCTCTTGGGTAATAGGTATTGTCGTTGTCCCTGTGTCTGTCTGGATGAGCATGCGTCTTTTTAATGATACGTCACGCAATACTGCAAGGAGCAATGGCAAAGTTGTAACAGGGCAGTTCCATTATGTTCGCCTGCTGCGTTTGTTGCCGTATTTTCTACTTAACTCCTTGAAAGGAGGAATACAAACCGCGCGCCTGGCATTTGCACGTCGCGTATCCATGCAACCGGGTACTGTACTGTATCCACTGCGTTTGCCACCGGGTCATGCACAGCTGTGGTTTATTCACCTTATCAGCTTACTGCCAGGCACATTGAGTGCACAGCTCAGAGGAGACTCTTTGTTAGTGCACATGTTAGAGGTCACCGAGGGCAATTATAAGGATGTGGTTGACTGTGAGCAAAAAATCGCCTACTTGTTTGATTTAGAAATAGATAAACAAGCTGTGCCAGTTATGAAGGAGCAAAAATGA
- a CDS encoding monovalent cation/H+ antiporter complex subunit F has product MSEYLNWMVTVLTLVLLGGLWRLWLGPSKLTRILSLQLFGTVGVAILALLAVVYQQSALFNVALVLALLAPTATIILVKMGDTKS; this is encoded by the coding sequence ATGAGTGAGTATTTAAACTGGATGGTGACCGTTCTAACCCTGGTTCTATTAGGTGGGCTTTGGCGGCTCTGGCTGGGGCCTTCTAAACTGACTCGGATACTTTCTTTGCAGCTGTTTGGCACGGTGGGAGTGGCCATTTTGGCTCTGCTGGCCGTTGTCTACCAGCAAAGTGCTTTGTTTAATGTTGCGTTGGTTTTGGCTTTGCTGGCGCCGACTGCGACTATCATTTTGGTAAAAATGGGGGATACCAAATCATGA
- a CDS encoding monovalent cation/H(+) antiporter subunit G, giving the protein MTLIDWYSALMVALGVFFFVAGCVGLWRFPDELSKLHALTKADNLGLGFVVLGVIPQVAEIADAIQLLVIWVAVMLAGAVSCYLLASQTQSQQLEQPNVDEHQTGENK; this is encoded by the coding sequence ATGACCTTGATTGACTGGTATAGCGCGTTGATGGTGGCACTGGGTGTATTTTTCTTTGTTGCCGGGTGCGTTGGTCTGTGGCGCTTCCCTGACGAGTTATCAAAGCTGCATGCGCTGACCAAGGCCGATAATTTAGGGTTGGGGTTTGTTGTACTGGGCGTGATCCCTCAGGTTGCAGAGATTGCCGATGCCATTCAGTTGCTGGTGATCTGGGTTGCCGTGATGTTGGCCGGCGCGGTGTCTTGCTATCTGCTAGCCAGCCAAACGCAGTCTCAGCAACTGGAGCAGCCAAACGTGGATGAGCACCAAACAGGAGAAAACAAATGA
- a CDS encoding DUF4040 domain-containing protein — translation MTSGELIIDLLLGCGAVVTAVLCLTAKDLFQAILLFISMGLLVTLAWVRLGAWDVAIAEAAIGAGLTGALLIATRRQLSQ, via the coding sequence ATGACAAGTGGTGAGCTGATTATTGATCTTCTATTGGGCTGTGGCGCCGTGGTGACAGCAGTACTGTGTCTCACTGCGAAAGACTTATTCCAGGCCATTTTGCTGTTTATCAGTATGGGCTTGTTGGTTACTTTAGCCTGGGTACGATTGGGCGCGTGGGATGTCGCAATCGCAGAGGCGGCGATCGGCGCTGGGTTGACTGGTGCTTTACTCATAGCAACACGCAGACAGCTCAGTCAATAG
- the mbhE gene encoding hydrogen gas-evolving membrane-bound hydrogenase subunit E, which produces MFNDITLARNAEQQAGLSGGVLFVVGLVVGLVCLFLVFALIDAPVAEQPLVALVASNLEQSGVQNPVTAVLLNFRSYDTLLEVAVLLIVALAVMPASEKQSNQVFVTVSKPAQRSLVLEAFLRWLLPAIVVTSGYLLWTGAALPGGAFQAGALLAGAGILLLLAGHHSFNFNAQIARVLLVVGLAVFLLVGAAVMVSTGTALAYPIAWAGTLILIIEVAATLTIAAILVLLFCALHVAPQQKTAR; this is translated from the coding sequence ATGTTTAATGACATTACGCTGGCACGTAACGCGGAGCAGCAAGCAGGACTATCTGGCGGCGTTTTGTTTGTTGTTGGGTTAGTGGTTGGTTTAGTTTGCCTGTTTCTTGTCTTTGCGCTGATTGACGCTCCGGTGGCAGAGCAGCCGCTTGTTGCTTTGGTCGCCTCTAACCTGGAGCAAAGCGGCGTTCAGAACCCGGTTACGGCGGTGTTACTTAACTTTCGCAGTTATGACACCTTACTTGAAGTCGCTGTGTTGTTGATTGTCGCTCTGGCGGTGATGCCAGCAAGTGAAAAACAAAGTAACCAAGTCTTTGTTACGGTATCAAAACCTGCACAGCGCAGCTTGGTGTTAGAAGCATTTTTGCGCTGGTTGTTGCCTGCAATCGTAGTTACTTCCGGGTATTTACTCTGGACTGGGGCTGCTTTGCCTGGCGGAGCGTTTCAGGCAGGGGCACTTCTGGCAGGTGCTGGCATTTTATTATTACTGGCCGGGCATCACAGCTTTAACTTTAATGCACAGATAGCGCGTGTGTTGTTAGTGGTCGGCTTGGCGGTATTTTTATTGGTTGGTGCTGCTGTAATGGTATCGACTGGCACGGCACTGGCCTATCCGATTGCCTGGGCTGGCACTTTGATTCTGATAATTGAAGTGGCGGCGACGTTAACCATAGCCGCTATTTTGGTTTTGCTGTTCTGCGCACTTCATGTTGCGCCTCAGCAAAAGACGGCTCGGTAA
- a CDS encoding NADH-quinone oxidoreductase subunit K yields MTQALAYSVFGIILFGIGLFGVLAIAHVVKKILAINICGVGVFMVFIANASSGASPDFVPHAMVLTGIVVAVAGTALALSLACRINALEKLEDDA; encoded by the coding sequence ATGACACAAGCGCTGGCCTATAGTGTATTTGGTATTATTTTGTTCGGCATTGGTTTGTTTGGCGTGTTAGCGATTGCGCATGTCGTTAAAAAAATCCTGGCGATCAACATTTGTGGTGTGGGGGTTTTTATGGTGTTTATCGCTAATGCCTCATCCGGCGCATCGCCTGACTTTGTGCCTCATGCAATGGTTTTGACTGGGATAGTGGTGGCCGTTGCAGGCACGGCGCTAGCTTTGTCTTTGGCATGCCGGATCAATGCTCTTGAAAAGCTGGAGGATGATGCCTGA